In the genome of Mytilus edulis chromosome 3, xbMytEdul2.2, whole genome shotgun sequence, one region contains:
- the LOC139516283 gene encoding uncharacterized protein isoform X2, producing the protein MADDKYSQRVRGKMASTGRSKKADRMRKMNSKETLRGEDHDYGAVFVEGPTSVNATDLEVGENVELGSSKPWFQGRRVVELDVLARSMNCEKCSSWLRLSDIKDEVIYGMASFLYISCPSSACQHISLVPTGKKSNGKGFDINYKVCLAMINAGMGPSHVNNFLTGCNIPPVDASTLRKKQKELAPVIIEAAEASCKEAQREELECSECSELEGSFDAGWQKRGSGWSYNSHTGSSKGMEPDMACSMIQRLAEDGYTVGTLHADNDATTQSRLPRSIIKKDDKTHVKKNLSKRLYGLSKNYKQLKSAKVIPYIVRCFMYTISKHQNSKQSMKTELATIVPHIFGHHEQCSPTWCTYVKDPTKFRFKHLPNGKALSGDKLREELDKLAQNYIERADRLLNLGSTQSNESFNNSVASFAPKNRFYGGTKSLKARVSSAVMQKNEGYGWLSKVNKNSLLSPGHLTILHGIRKDRRRKQIRKTQSTTNFKRKRLTIKSKKLKDNQRESVKEGDTYGGEIEVQEHIDTETIPSKMKFGGEESVVVFDLETTGLSRKSDITQLAAFDGTTVFNEYVSPREVISPKSSEVTGLTFDFSCDQMYHHGKPVKSRDIQIVLLEFIEFISKKKKPILFGHNIASFDIPILMNKLRQHSLLSEFMLHIYGCIDTIKLARRKFKLKT; encoded by the exons ATGGCAGACGACAAGTATTCTCAACGTGTTCGTGGAAAGATGGCTAGCACAGGAAGAAGTAAAAAGGCGGACCGTATGAGAAAAATGAATAGTAAGGAAACATTACGAGGTGAAGACCATGATTACGGCGCTGTTTTTGTAGAAGGACCTACAAGTGTAAATGCAACTGATTTGGAAGTTGGGGAAAATGTTGAACTGGGATCCTCCAAACCTTGGTTCCAAGGAAGACGGGTTGTTGAGCTAGATGTGCTGGCTAGGTCCATGAACTGTGAGAAATGCAGTTCATGGCTTAGATTATCTGATATAAAAGATGAGGTGATTTATGGGATGGCtagttttttatatatctcgtgtCCGAGCAGTGCTTGTCAACACATCAGTCTGGTACCAACGGGGAAGAAGAGCAACGGCAAAGGCTTTGATATCAACTACAaagtttgtttag ccatgatTAATGCAGGTATGGGACCCAGCCATGTGAACAACTTCCTGACAGGATGCAACATTCCTCCAGTAGATGCCTCTACATTACGTAAAAAACAGAAGGAACTAGCCCCAGTTATCATTGAAGCAGCAGAAGCATCATGTAAAGAAGCACAGAGAGAGGAGCTGGAATGTTCAGAGTGCAGTGAGTTAGAGGGAAGCTTCGATGCTGGATGGCAGAAGAGAGGTTCTGGTTGGTCTTACAATAGTCACACAG GATCAAGCAAAGGTATGGAGCCAGACATGGCATGTTCAATGATCCAAAGGCTTGCTGAGGATGGATATACGGTTGGGACTTTACATGCGGATAATGATGCTACAACCCAATCAAGACTGCCTCGttcaattattaaaaaagatGACAAAACACATGTAAAGAAAAATCTGTCCAAACGTCTATATGGTCTGTCAAAAAACTACAAACAGTTAAAATCAGCAAAAGTCATTCCCTACATAGTGCGGTGTTTTATGTATACTATTTCTAAACACcaaaatagtaaacaatcaaTGAAGACAGAACTGGCCACTATAGTGCCACATATTTTTGGACACCATGAACAGTGCAGTCCAACTTGGTGTACATATGTTAAAGATCCAACTAAATTTAG ATTCAAACATTTACCCAATGGGAAAGCCCTTTCTGGAGACAAGCTGAGGGAAGAGCTGGACAAGTTGGCACAAAATTATATTGAAAGAGCAGATAGGCTGTTAAATCTAGGGTCAACACAGTCAAACGAAAGTTTCAACAACAGTGTTGCTAGTTTTGCCCCAAAAAACAG GTTTTATGGAGGGACTAAATCATTAAAAGCTAGGGTGTCTTCAGCTGTGATGCAAAAGAATGAAGGCTATGGTTGGTTAAGCAAG GTGAATAAGAATTCTCTACTCTCTCCTGGACATTTGACCATACTTCATGGAATTCGAAAGGATCGAAGGCGTAAACAGATTAGGAAAACACAGTCAACTactaatttcaaaagaaaaagactCACAATAAAG tCCAAGAAATTGAAAGATAATCAGCGAGAATCAGTAAAAGAGGGAGACACCTATGGAGGAGAAATAGAAGTGCAAGAACATATTGACACAGAAACTATTCCATCGAAGATGAAGTTTGGAGGAGAAGAATCAGTAGTAGTTTTTGATTTAGAAACAACAG GATTATCAAGGAAGTCTGATATAACTCAGCTGGCTGCATTTGATGGAACCACTGTTTTTAATGAGTATGTATCACCTAGGGAGGTTATTTCACCCAAATCATCAGAAGTAACAGGattgacttttgatttttcttgtGATCAGATGTACCATCATGGTAAACCAGTTAAAAGCAGAGATATTCAGATTGTACTCCTAGAATTTATTGAGTTTATCAGCAAAAAGAAGAAACCAATTCTTTTCGGTCACAACATTGCTTCGTTTGACATTCCCATATTGATGAACAAACTACGTCAGCACAGTCTTCTTTCAGAATTCATGTTACATATTTATGGGTGCATTGATACAAT
- the LOC139516283 gene encoding uncharacterized protein isoform X1, producing the protein MADDKYSQRVRGKMASTGRSKKADRMRKMNSKETLRGEDHDYGAVFVEGPTSVNATDLEVGENVELGSSKPWFQGRRVVELDVLARSMNCEKCSSWLRLSDIKDEVIYGMASFLYISCPSSACQHISLVPTGKKSNGKGFDINYKVCLAMINAGMGPSHVNNFLTGCNIPPVDASTLRKKQKELAPVIIEAAEASCKEAQREELECSECSELEGSFDAGWQKRGSGWSYNSHTGHANLIGINTGKVVEFDVRTRNCSICQYYIGKNEPKPPHECNVNWTGSSKGMEPDMACSMIQRLAEDGYTVGTLHADNDATTQSRLPRSIIKKDDKTHVKKNLSKRLYGLSKNYKQLKSAKVIPYIVRCFMYTISKHQNSKQSMKTELATIVPHIFGHHEQCSPTWCTYVKDPTKFRFKHLPNGKALSGDKLREELDKLAQNYIERADRLLNLGSTQSNESFNNSVASFAPKNRFYGGTKSLKARVSSAVMQKNEGYGWLSKVNKNSLLSPGHLTILHGIRKDRRRKQIRKTQSTTNFKRKRLTIKSKKLKDNQRESVKEGDTYGGEIEVQEHIDTETIPSKMKFGGEESVVVFDLETTGLSRKSDITQLAAFDGTTVFNEYVSPREVISPKSSEVTGLTFDFSCDQMYHHGKPVKSRDIQIVLLEFIEFISKKKKPILFGHNIASFDIPILMNKLRQHSLLSEFMLHIYGCIDTIKLARRKFKLKT; encoded by the exons ATGGCAGACGACAAGTATTCTCAACGTGTTCGTGGAAAGATGGCTAGCACAGGAAGAAGTAAAAAGGCGGACCGTATGAGAAAAATGAATAGTAAGGAAACATTACGAGGTGAAGACCATGATTACGGCGCTGTTTTTGTAGAAGGACCTACAAGTGTAAATGCAACTGATTTGGAAGTTGGGGAAAATGTTGAACTGGGATCCTCCAAACCTTGGTTCCAAGGAAGACGGGTTGTTGAGCTAGATGTGCTGGCTAGGTCCATGAACTGTGAGAAATGCAGTTCATGGCTTAGATTATCTGATATAAAAGATGAGGTGATTTATGGGATGGCtagttttttatatatctcgtgtCCGAGCAGTGCTTGTCAACACATCAGTCTGGTACCAACGGGGAAGAAGAGCAACGGCAAAGGCTTTGATATCAACTACAaagtttgtttag ccatgatTAATGCAGGTATGGGACCCAGCCATGTGAACAACTTCCTGACAGGATGCAACATTCCTCCAGTAGATGCCTCTACATTACGTAAAAAACAGAAGGAACTAGCCCCAGTTATCATTGAAGCAGCAGAAGCATCATGTAAAGAAGCACAGAGAGAGGAGCTGGAATGTTCAGAGTGCAGTGAGTTAGAGGGAAGCTTCGATGCTGGATGGCAGAAGAGAGGTTCTGGTTGGTCTTACAATAGTCACACAG GTCATGCAAATCTAATTGGAATTAATACTGGGAAAGTTGTAGAATTTGACGTCAGAACCAGAAATTGTAGTATTTGCCAATATTACATAGGAAAAAATGAACCAAAGCCACCACATGAGTGTAATGTTAACTGGACAG GATCAAGCAAAGGTATGGAGCCAGACATGGCATGTTCAATGATCCAAAGGCTTGCTGAGGATGGATATACGGTTGGGACTTTACATGCGGATAATGATGCTACAACCCAATCAAGACTGCCTCGttcaattattaaaaaagatGACAAAACACATGTAAAGAAAAATCTGTCCAAACGTCTATATGGTCTGTCAAAAAACTACAAACAGTTAAAATCAGCAAAAGTCATTCCCTACATAGTGCGGTGTTTTATGTATACTATTTCTAAACACcaaaatagtaaacaatcaaTGAAGACAGAACTGGCCACTATAGTGCCACATATTTTTGGACACCATGAACAGTGCAGTCCAACTTGGTGTACATATGTTAAAGATCCAACTAAATTTAG ATTCAAACATTTACCCAATGGGAAAGCCCTTTCTGGAGACAAGCTGAGGGAAGAGCTGGACAAGTTGGCACAAAATTATATTGAAAGAGCAGATAGGCTGTTAAATCTAGGGTCAACACAGTCAAACGAAAGTTTCAACAACAGTGTTGCTAGTTTTGCCCCAAAAAACAG GTTTTATGGAGGGACTAAATCATTAAAAGCTAGGGTGTCTTCAGCTGTGATGCAAAAGAATGAAGGCTATGGTTGGTTAAGCAAG GTGAATAAGAATTCTCTACTCTCTCCTGGACATTTGACCATACTTCATGGAATTCGAAAGGATCGAAGGCGTAAACAGATTAGGAAAACACAGTCAACTactaatttcaaaagaaaaagactCACAATAAAG tCCAAGAAATTGAAAGATAATCAGCGAGAATCAGTAAAAGAGGGAGACACCTATGGAGGAGAAATAGAAGTGCAAGAACATATTGACACAGAAACTATTCCATCGAAGATGAAGTTTGGAGGAGAAGAATCAGTAGTAGTTTTTGATTTAGAAACAACAG GATTATCAAGGAAGTCTGATATAACTCAGCTGGCTGCATTTGATGGAACCACTGTTTTTAATGAGTATGTATCACCTAGGGAGGTTATTTCACCCAAATCATCAGAAGTAACAGGattgacttttgatttttcttgtGATCAGATGTACCATCATGGTAAACCAGTTAAAAGCAGAGATATTCAGATTGTACTCCTAGAATTTATTGAGTTTATCAGCAAAAAGAAGAAACCAATTCTTTTCGGTCACAACATTGCTTCGTTTGACATTCCCATATTGATGAACAAACTACGTCAGCACAGTCTTCTTTCAGAATTCATGTTACATATTTATGGGTGCATTGATACAAT